From Asterias rubens chromosome 3, eAstRub1.3, whole genome shotgun sequence, the proteins below share one genomic window:
- the LOC117287852 gene encoding activin receptor type-2A-like → MAHLFSYTSCVMCKTILGLCLFYSILLKCASGASVNVALSTVSCLHYNSQTCLSNDTNCNSIRSCSEEYDTEDPDFDEMDPHKCFVLWHNTTDGAEVIMRGCWQSTDCIESERCVSQEDSTENNRYFCCCSGDLCNQDFIHDPRPRPVSTEDPIQENIAVSKKQNQNNIILTTVLYTLVPITAFTVIVISVYWMCRRYRYSLLTSVPNSEPSPLSPPSPVLGHRPIQLLEIKARGRFGAVWQAQMGHQHVAVKVFPMQDRLSWITEQEIYSIPQLRHENILYFIGTERHGEGMAQELWLITEYHPNGSLSDFLKGNLITWGDLCKISLSMAYGLAYLHEDLPANTMYSAKPAVAHRDFKSKNVLLKSDMSACVADFGLACKFEAGKSPGDTHGQVGTRRYMAPEVLEGAIQFQRDAFLRIDMYACGLVLWEIASRCTAQEGPVDEYMLPFEEEVGQAPTLEDMQDIVVSKKLRPVFRESWLKHSGMQLLYETVEECWDHDSEARLSAGCVEERLGQLLRYNSYTAPLISLTPTAPKESSL, encoded by the exons ATGGCACACCTATTCAGCTACACATCTTGTGTTATGTGCAAGACAATTCTTGGTCTTTGCCTGTTTTATTCAA TCTTACTCAAATGCGCTTCGGGAGCAAGCGTCAATGTAGCTCTGTCGACAGTGTCTTGTTTACACTATAACTCTCAAACGTGTCTGAGCAATGACACCAACTGCAATAGCATACGCTCATGCAGCGAAGAGTATGACACCGAGGACCCAGACTTTGATGAGATGGATCCCCACAAATGCTTCGTGCTGTGGCACAACACAACGGATGGGGCCGAGGTGATCATGAGGGGTTGCTGGCAGAGCACCGACTGCATCGAGTCGGAGCGGTGCGTGTCCCAGGAAGACAGCACCGAAAACAACCGCTACTTTTGCTGCTGCTCAGGCGATCTGTGCAATCAGGACTTCATTCATGACCCGAGACCCAGGCCAGTTTCAACTGAAGATCCTA TTCAAGAAAATATCGCCGTCTCGAAGAAGCAAAACCAGAACAACATCATCCTGACGACTGTGCTGTACACACTGGTCCCGATCACCGCGTTCACAGTCATCGTCATCAGTGTGTATTGGATGTGTCGACGCTATCGATACTCACTACTCACATCAGTACCAAACAGCGAACCTAGCCCCCTCTCCCCTCCGTCCCCTGTCCTCGGTCATCGCCCCATCCAGCTTCTGGAGATCAAAGCTAGAGGGCGCTTCGGGGCTGTGTGGCAAGCGCAGATGGGCCACCAGCATGTCGCCGTGAAGGTGTTCCCGATGCAAGATCGGCTGTCTTGGATCACGGAGCAGGAGATCTACTCCATCCCGCAGCTGCGCCACGAGAACATTCTGTATTTTATCGGGACGGAGCGGCACGGGGAGGGCATGGCCCAGGAGCTGTGGTTGATCACGGAGTACCACCCCAACGGCTCTCTCAGCGACTTCCTCAAGGGGAACCTCATCACGTGGGGAGATCTGTGCAAGATCTCGCTCTCCATGGCCTACGGGCTGGCCTACCTACACGAAGACTTGCCGGCCAACACTATGTACAGCGCCAAACCGGCTGTTGCGCACAGGgactttaaaagtaaaaatgtcCTCTTGAAGAGTGACATGTCGGCGTGCGTCGCCGACTTTGGCTTGGCCTGTAAATTTGAAGCTGGTAAAAGTCCCGGAGACACCCACGGACAG GTGGGAACAAGGCGGTACATGGCCCCGGAGGTGTtggagggcgctattcaatTTCAGAGGGATGCGTTCCTGCGTATTGATATGTATGCCTGCGGTTTGGTGCTGTGGGAGATAGCATCAAGATGCACTGCTCAGGAAG GTCCTGTGGATGAATACATGCTGCCATTTGAGGAGGAGGTTGGTCAAGCACCAACCCTTGAGGACATGCAGGACATCGTGGTGTCCAAGAAACTACGGCCAGTCTTCCGGGAAAGCTGGCTCAAACATTCA GGTATGCAGCTCCTGTACGAGACCGTCGAGGAATGCTGGGACCACGACTCCGAGGCCCGTCTGTCGGCAGGCTGCGTCGAGGAGAGACTGGGCCAGCTACTTCGCTACAACTCCTACACGGCACCGCTGATCTCCCTAACCCCAACTGCCCCCAAGGAATCTAGTCTCTGA
- the LOC117287853 gene encoding bromodomain-containing protein 7-like, whose amino-acid sequence MGKKHKKHHKSDKNPVDVEVTRDLIAEPPLKLVLKVGSKTQDAKTGIKDFRVSKPKLEPTAAPASTEEHRDTPKESHQKKKKKKRKWHDVEHSTSEQERAADSSQDQAESMDVDSEPVEEKPKEPISSKKKSSKKQRYHEEDSERAESVDQRSTASEKIHREPKIEPMQHPPTPSISREKEKIMNKIALKKVLESLQKIIQRKDVDQFFAWPVNDVIAPGYSSIIQQPMDFSNMKKKIDCNEYSSLDEYKADFSLMCENATIYNRPETIYYKAAKRLHAVGLKCMTKEKLMLLKRSFGYRESSDPGKSRIKLSKKLMQSDADLSTEDSSVMEAIDSEDSNMAPTIGSGSIGDVTEEESAEEIIEQALEAAKDARERLTARFPKSKLGFLRRDKSGTTTLAILNRSQPGGDENKPVNLGMLTGKLTQGTGTLPGFREDKRNKAIPVAYIANGPFNSHGPQYDSSFANISKEESDLLYSTYGDEAGAQYAQSIKEYVENCDDYVVSLVDGMLDTLTKGQHSKTMALLKQKSVDKEAAKTDTSTVSAGTQKETSSNKEAVKEEQETPETNIQFDSLKSLSDIGIDMSFLPSLEKLLGSEADSVPAIDSAEIDNKLKSTSDLINELEKTQTARLSRKPPNHLQFVAKPSEQESSIAEKLTQQLLSLTSKIKPSDVVPVGAVRDALGIATDVDKEVTEECLIVGESSLDVPTDIQMTQVTS is encoded by the exons ATGGGCAAAAAACATAAGAAGCATCACAAATCTGACAAAAATCCGGTTGATGTTGAAG TCACAAGGGATCTGATTGCTGAACCGCCACTCAAACTGGTCCTCAAGGTCGGAAGTAAGACACAGGATGCCAAAACTGGCATCAAAGACTTCCGCGTGAGCAAGCCAAAACTAGAGCCCACCGCGGCTCCGGCATCAACAGAGGAGCACCGCGACACGCCCAAAGAATCccaccagaaaaaaaagaagaagaagaggaagtgGCATGATGTCGAACACAGCACCTCAGAACAGGAGAGGGCAGCAGACAGCAGTCAGGATCAGGCGGAATCAATGGATGTGGATTCGGAGCCAGTTGAGGAGAAGCCGAAAGAACCAATTAGCAGCAAAAAGAAA TCTTCAAAGAAGCAGCGGTACCATGAGGAGGACTCTGAAAGAGCTGAAAGTGTGGATCAACGCTCCACTGCCAGCGAGAAGATCCACCGTGAACCAAAGATAGAACCCATGCAACACCCTCCGACACCAAGCATCAGTagggagaaagaaaaaa TTATGAACAAAATTGCCCTGAAAAAAGTACTTGAGAGTCTGCAGAAAATTATTCAGAG GAAAGATGTTGATCAGTTCTTTGCTTGGCCAGTGAATGATGTCATTGCGCCGGGGTATTCAAGCATCATCCAGCAACCCATGGATTTTAGCAACATGAAGAAAAAGATCGACTGTAACGAATACAGCTCTCTCGATGAATATAAG GCGGACTTTTCATTAATGTGTGAAAACGCAACAATCTACAACAGACCAGAAACTATCTACTACAAGGCAGCTAAGCGTCTTCATGCTGTGGGCTTAAAATGTATGACCAAG GAGAAACTAATGCTGTTGAAGCGGAGTTTTGGTTACCGTGAAAGCAGCGACCCCGGCAAGTCCAGGATCAAACTGAGCAAGAAGCTAATGCAGAGCGATGCTGATTTATCAACAGAAGACTCAAGTGTTATGGAGGCCATAGACTCGGAAGACAGTAACATGGCACCAACAATTGG ATCAGGAAGTATTGGTGATGTAACTGAGGAAGAATCCGCTGAGGAGATTATTGAGCAGGCCCTGGAAGCAGCTAAAGATGCCAGAGAACGTCTAACGGCGAGATTTCCTAAATCCAAG CTTGGCTTTTTACGGAGAGACAAGTCCGGCACGACAACCCTTGCCATCTTGAATCGGTCTCAGCCAGGGGGCGATGAGAACAAGCCAGTCAATCTGGGGATGCTGACCGGGAAGCTAACCCAAGGCACTGGGACATTGCCAGGGTTTAGGGAGGACAAACGCAACAAGGCCATTCCAG TTGCCTACATTGCCAATGGACCTTTCAACTCCCATGGACCACAGTACGACTCCTCATTTGCCAACATCAGTAAAGAGGAGTCCGACTTATTGTATTCAACCTACGGAGACGAAGCTGGTGCCCAGTATGCTCAGAG cataaaggAATATGTAGAGAACTGTGATGATTATGTGGTTAGCCTCGTCGACGGCATGCTAGACACACTCACTAAGGGACAACATTCCAAGACAATGGCGCTACTAAAACAG AAATCAGTGGATAAAGAAGCAGCAAAAACAGATACGTCGACTGTCTCGGCTGGTACCCAGAAGGAGACCTCTAGTAACAAGGAGGCCGTCAAGGAAGAGCAGGAGACGCCAGAAACAAACATTCAGTTTGATTCCCTAAAGTCACTGTCAGACATTGGCATTGATATGTCATTTCTTCCATCATTGG AAAAACTCCTGGGCAGTGAGGCAGACTCGGTGCCTGCAATCGACTCGGCAGAGATCGACAACAAACTGAAGAGCACCAGCGATCTGATCAATGAGTTGGAGAAGACGCAGACGGCGAGACTAAGTCGGAAGCCCCCTAATCATCTTCAGTTCGTCGCCAAGCCATCGGAGCAAGAGAGTAGCATCGCAGAGAAACTCACACAGCAACTTCTGTCACTAACCTCCAAG ATCAAACCATCAGATGTTGTTCCAGTTGGAGCAGTTCGGGATGCATTGGGTATCGCAACGGACGTGGACAAGGAGGTGACTGAAGAGTGCCTCATCGTGGGAGAATCATCGCTAGATGTACCCACGGACATTCAGATGACTCAAGTCACATCATAG